One window of the Deltaproteobacteria bacterium genome contains the following:
- a CDS encoding slipin family protein, translated as MPYSLIFLIVLAVLFLASAIRVLNEYERGVIFRLGRIIKAKGPGLIILIPVVDRMIKVSLRLVAMDVPPQDVITRDNVSVKVNAVIYFRVMDPVKAVVEVENYLYATSQLAQTTLRSVCGQAELDELLSDREKINSELQEILDKHTDPWGVKVSTVEVKHIDLPQDMQRAMARQAEAERERRAKVINAEGEHQAAARLAQAAKVIAEHPVALQLRYLQTLREVSSENNSTTLFPIPIDLFKPFLQLSELLEKKTGGSKES; from the coding sequence ATGCCATATTCTCTAATTTTTTTGATAGTGCTGGCTGTGTTGTTTCTGGCCAGCGCCATCCGCGTCCTCAATGAATACGAGCGAGGTGTTATCTTTCGGCTTGGCAGAATTATCAAGGCCAAGGGGCCCGGTCTCATTATCCTTATCCCAGTAGTCGATCGCATGATAAAAGTGAGCCTGCGTCTGGTCGCCATGGATGTGCCGCCGCAGGATGTGATTACCAGAGACAATGTTTCGGTGAAGGTGAACGCCGTCATATATTTCCGCGTTATGGATCCTGTGAAGGCTGTTGTGGAAGTGGAGAATTACCTGTATGCCACCTCGCAGCTGGCCCAGACCACCCTGAGAAGCGTATGCGGCCAGGCTGAGCTGGACGAGCTGCTTTCAGACCGGGAAAAGATCAACAGCGAACTGCAGGAGATTCTGGACAAGCATACTGATCCCTGGGGCGTAAAAGTGAGCACCGTGGAGGTAAAGCACATTGATCTGCCGCAGGATATGCAGCGGGCAATGGCGCGCCAGGCCGAGGCCGAACGTGAGCGGCGGGCCAAGGTCATCAATGCCGAGGGTGAACATCAGGCGGCAGCCCGCCTGGCGCAGGCAGCGAAAGTGATAGCCGAACATCCAGTGGCATTGCAGCTGCGCTACCTGCAAACCCTGCGGGAGGTGTCGTCAGAGAATAATTCCACCACGCTTTTTCCCATACCAATTGATCTGTTCAAGCCTTTTCTGCAGCTATCCGAGCTTCTCGAGAAAAAGACAGGGGGCAGCAAAGAATCCTGA
- a CDS encoding transcription termination factor Rho, protein MAKKEKKEKKEKPLDRMTAKELRELALGIEGIVGVHAMNKGELLKAIKEAKGIVEEKKRQAAVDVRAIKRKIRELRSQKDACKEARDKQKVKILRRRISRLKKKTRRAAMA, encoded by the coding sequence ATGGCGAAGAAGGAAAAAAAAGAAAAAAAGGAAAAACCTCTGGATCGGATGACTGCCAAGGAGCTGAGAGAACTGGCTCTGGGCATTGAAGGAATTGTGGGCGTGCATGCCATGAACAAGGGGGAGTTGCTCAAGGCTATCAAGGAGGCCAAGGGCATCGTTGAAGAAAAAAAGCGACAGGCTGCCGTGGACGTCCGCGCTATCAAACGGAAGATTCGCGAGCTCCGCAGCCAGAAAGATGCCTGCAAGGAGGCAAGAGACAAGCAAAAGGTGAAAATACTCAGGCGGCGGATAAGCAGACTCAAGAAGAAGACTCGCAGAGCAGCCATGGCCTGA
- a CDS encoding HDIG domain-containing protein: protein MNRQQALDMLDHYVSADTLRKHCLATEAVMRALAEHFGEPVELWGIVGLLHDLDYEQTAEQPEEHGLKTTELLADSDLPPEALQAIKAHNAEALRVERESRLDFALTCAESITGLIVATALVYPDKRLASVKAKSILKRMKKKDFARRVNRDLIRLCEKIDLPLADFAAISLQAMQGISDDLGL, encoded by the coding sequence ATGAATCGCCAACAAGCGCTTGATATGCTGGACCACTATGTGAGCGCAGATACCCTGCGCAAGCACTGCCTGGCAACCGAGGCAGTAATGCGGGCCCTGGCAGAGCATTTCGGAGAACCAGTGGAACTCTGGGGTATAGTGGGACTGCTCCACGATCTCGACTATGAACAGACAGCAGAGCAGCCTGAGGAACATGGGCTCAAAACCACTGAGCTCCTTGCCGACTCGGATCTGCCGCCGGAAGCATTGCAGGCAATTAAAGCTCACAATGCAGAGGCCTTACGGGTGGAAAGAGAATCAAGGCTGGATTTTGCCCTCACCTGTGCCGAATCTATTACCGGACTCATTGTGGCCACTGCCCTGGTGTACCCGGACAAACGACTCGCCAGTGTGAAAGCCAAGTCGATCCTCAAACGGATGAAAAAGAAGGATTTTGCCAGGAGGGTCAATCGGGACCTTATTCGGTTGTGTGAAAAGATAGACCTGCCTCTTGCGGACTTTGCAGCCATCAGTTTGCAGGCCATGCAAGGCATAAGTGATGACCTTGGCCTCTGA
- a CDS encoding nodulation protein NfeD: protein MNSPAVRSISVGSGGIQGEPARKRKLALLLSALLFSLLQLSLLCTATSLWAKVGSIKLLKIEESINPGTAHFLARGIAQAVDEEAPLIIVKLDTPGGLVTSMRTMVKTIMNSPVPVAVFVAPSGAQAASAGVFVTLAADIAAMAPGTNIGAAHPVVAGGKEMSETMNTKVVNDLVATIKSIASRRGRNVKWAEKAVRESVSATADEALKLKVIDLIARDVDDMVAKLEGWKVKTKEGEKKLALKNVPVEIIQENLRDKVLKTISNPNIAYLLMLIGLAGLYFELSHPGTIFPGVIGGISLILAFYAFQTLSVNYAGVLLIILGAILFLLEIKVTSYGLLSIGGIICLTLGSIMLFDTGDSSLRVSWSVLVPAVAVISGFFIIVAMLAMRAYMARPRIGYEALIGEIGEVREPLTPSGRVFVHGELWNAVAEETIPTGERVEVVEAKNLLLKVRRIGDKKH, encoded by the coding sequence ATGAACTCCCCAGCTGTGAGGTCCATCAGTGTTGGATCCGGGGGTATCCAGGGAGAGCCTGCACGAAAGAGAAAGTTGGCCTTACTGTTGAGTGCTCTGCTATTCTCTTTACTGCAGCTGTCACTTCTTTGTACCGCTACCAGTCTATGGGCCAAGGTCGGCAGTATCAAACTGCTGAAGATAGAGGAAAGCATAAATCCAGGCACGGCCCATTTTCTTGCTCGCGGCATTGCTCAGGCTGTGGATGAAGAGGCACCGCTGATAATTGTCAAACTAGACACTCCGGGTGGTTTGGTTACCTCCATGCGTACCATGGTCAAGACAATTATGAACTCACCTGTGCCGGTGGCGGTGTTCGTTGCTCCCAGCGGCGCGCAGGCAGCATCTGCCGGGGTATTCGTTACCCTGGCTGCTGATATTGCTGCCATGGCTCCGGGAACCAATATTGGCGCTGCTCACCCTGTTGTGGCAGGTGGCAAGGAGATGAGCGAGACCATGAATACCAAGGTGGTCAATGACCTGGTTGCCACCATCAAGAGCATTGCCTCTCGAAGAGGGCGCAATGTGAAATGGGCCGAGAAAGCGGTGCGCGAAAGTGTATCGGCTACTGCAGATGAAGCTCTGAAGCTCAAGGTCATAGACCTCATTGCCAGGGATGTGGATGATATGGTGGCAAAGCTCGAAGGCTGGAAAGTAAAGACCAAGGAGGGAGAAAAGAAGCTCGCCCTCAAAAACGTACCAGTAGAGATAATTCAGGAAAATCTTCGGGACAAGGTGCTCAAGACGATCAGCAACCCCAACATTGCCTACCTGTTGATGCTCATTGGTCTTGCGGGTCTCTATTTCGAGCTGTCGCATCCAGGGACCATCTTTCCAGGTGTCATTGGCGGCATTTCCCTCATTCTTGCCTTCTATGCCTTTCAAACGCTTTCCGTCAATTACGCCGGGGTGCTCCTCATCATACTGGGCGCCATCCTTTTTCTTCTCGAAATAAAAGTGACCAGCTATGGCCTCCTGAGCATAGGAGGTATAATCTGCCTTACCCTGGGCTCCATCATGCTCTTTGATACCGGGGATTCCAGCCTCAGAGTTTCCTGGAGTGTTCTGGTGCCGGCCGTGGCCGTGATCTCAGGCTTCTTCATCATTGTGGCCATGCTGGCCATGCGGGCCTATATGGCGAGACCACGGATAGGCTACGAGGCGCTCATTGGAGAGATTGGCGAGGTGAGGGAGCCCCTGACCCCTTCGGGAAGAGTGTTTGTTCACGGTGAACTCTGGAATGCTGTTGCAGAGGAAACCATCCCCACTGGTGAGCGGGTAGAGGTTGTCGAGGCGAAAAATTTATTATTGAAAGTGCGCAGGATAGGTGATAAAAAGCACTAA